From the Colletotrichum lupini chromosome 1, complete sequence genome, the window CCTGTTGGCTCATGTGCGTGAACACAAGATGTTGCCAGCCGCGCTGAGTTTGGAACCGTAGTTTTGACTACACGTTCATTAAGAGCAGCATGGAATATTTCCGCTGTACTGATGATAGAGCTGTTCACGTGCTTAACAACCCTTTACGGACGTCGCCGCGTGTAAACAGGGATGAGCCTAGATGAGGCAGGTCGGGAGCTCTAGAGTATTGCCAAATAGGGCTCTTACGCCGTCAAATGGGGCAACGAGCCTTGGGAATTGCCGTCACAAGACCGGCATTCATTGATTGCCGCGGGGCCTTCAATCGGTAATCGGAACGCATCGTCAGCGCCAAGATGGACTGCACTCGGATGAACCACGTCCACTTCTCTCTTATCCACGTACATTCACCTTCCCTATTGGACAGTTTAGCGCCGCATTGCGTGATTAGGAAAAGTCTTTACCTCCCCCTTTGGCTTTTGGCAGATCCTTGATTGAATCATACTTCTCAATAACTTGTTTGTACCAAGGATTTGGGTAGTGGTTCCTGTCGGCGGAATGTTCTTTAGCGGAAACTCGGCGGAGTTTCAGCGGAGATACGATCGAGCTCATTCTAGATTCTCGTCTCTCGAAAATTCCGCACCATTTCATTGCTGTCGATACCTATTTCATCACGCAGCTCCTGCGAAACTTACCGTCGAGAACTTGGCAAGCTGCGAGAAGTTTCGTGTAGATAGCCCGCGCTGAGAGTAATGTGGGCTATCCGGGCAACGTCCGATGCCGTTGTCGGAAGGGAATCTGGCCATGTCAATATGCCAGATGGAGCCCCAATACCTAGACCCTTCTGTCATCCACCGTAAACTCATGACAGGCCACCATGACGGATTTGAGTCTATCCACACACACTCGCATCTTCCCCTGTTGAATCATTCCGTCGCCACATCTGATACGTTCTTCATGCCCTAGGACGAGACAGGTTTTGAGGCCGAAAACCAAGGAGCATGATGCTTGGTCTACGATTACAAGACTCAGAGTTGACTCCTCTAGTGCCATCATCCTAGCAGTGTCTACGCGTAAAGCGGAAGGTAGTGCTGACAATAGAATCGCTCAAATTTTCGAAAAGGTAGAAGCAAGTACCTCGAGGTAGTCGCAAATGTACAGCTGTTCGCTTGTAGACCTACAATTACAGAGAAGTACAACAAGTTCAGCCCTATTGGGACTTAAGCATACTTGTATCCGATGAAAGCCATAAATTTCTCACCATATTGTGGAAATGCGCGTACGCTGTGCAACTATGGAGACTCAACATGATGTTCTTTCCTCGGTTTCGCTTTGACGTGGAAAATCACGAAAATCGTAGATGGTTTGGAGAATCCTGACCAGGTTTTAACAGACTTATCAATATCTACAAGTAGTATCATGCAGGTCTAAACCCAATCTCACGCTAACATCGATCTTAATCCCCCCCATAATTACCAGAAAAGGTATTCGCCGTATCTCTCAAACTACAATCATGTTTACAACTCTTCTTGCGGCCGTGGCTATTGCTGCCAGTCATGTTGCACACGCTTCTACCTCTGCAACTCCTAGCCTCCTCCTTTTCTCCAAGACGGCTGGCTATCGTCATGCAAGGCATGTATCGCGCTCCCTATTTATTGTTTTCTCTGTCTAATTAGGGCATTTGAGCTATTAGCATCCCTCATGGTATCCAGCTCGTGAGCTCCATTGCCAATGAGAAGGGTTGGTCAGTCGCGGCGACAGAAGACTCTGCCATCTTCACCAACGGGAGCCTGTCCGCCTACAGCACTCTGGTCTTCATCTCCACGACCGGCAACTACCTGTCAACTAATGAGTCGGATGCTCTCAACGATTTCCTGCTTAACGGTGGCTCTTGGCTAGGCATTCACGCCGGTAAGTTCAAATTGATGGATGTATTCACAGCGCTAAAGACATGTCTGACGTTTTCAAATATAGCCGGTGATTTTGGAGACGATATGCCTAACTGGTTCACCAAGCTTGTTGGTGCACAGGTAAGACGCAGTGTCGGGTTTCCCACCTTTCCTAGCTTTATTGACCTCGCCAAAGTTCCGATCCCACCCTTGTGAGACAGACGACATTTGTGACGACGCGCAGAAAGAGCGATATCCTCCTAGTGAGTTAACAATAAGCTCGATTGTCAATTAAACATAAGAAACTTCTAACGTTTTCCCTCTCTAGATGGCAACATTCGCCCAGACATCGTCACAATTCTCGACTTTGACCATCCCTCGACCTCTGGTCTTCCAGAGAGCCACAACCGGACGGACGAGTGGTATGCATACAAGACTAATCCTGCCGATGATTCTGCATACAAAGTTCTCGCAAAGGTGGAAGAGACATACATCGACGAGATCACGCTATCTCCAGAGCTTCAGCACATGCCTCCCATGCACTCTATTTCGTGGTACTCTATGTACGAAGGCGTGGCTAGGGCGTTCTACACTGGTATGGGACACACTAATGAGTCTTATTCTGAGGAGTACTTCGTTAAGCATGTCACTGGAGGGTTGGAGTGGGTCACCGGCACTTCAAATTAGATAGTGGGCACGGCATGTCGGAATCGACTGGTCCACATCAAGGAACGACTCAGTCTTGGTTTTGCGGACAACTTCCCTGCAATACGAGAACAGTTCGTCATCACAGTCTTGGTAAGGGATACCTGGCCGATGACAAACCGTCAGGTTAAAACTCTTAACAGTCTGATAAAGAACAAGTAACTCATCCATATGCTGGATTTGTAGTGATCATGCATTTGTAAAGATGTCTTCGTGTTGGAGAAGAGACACAAAACTTCAAGTTATGTACAGAAAAGGACGTGATGTTTGAACTGGAATGCTCGGGGAAATGAAAATTAGTTGAATGTGACACCATGCCAGATTGACACCAACATGATGAAAGCCGACTTTACGTCCGATGTGTATCtgtcacgtaacagggatagtaatcgcacctcacaaagtgcccgtcacgtgctaaatcacgtgtctatctcagatatcgtatatatagaccttttccttttatctatttccactttaataattaagctacttttattatacttcgtatacctattactacgtactataacttataatagttataagcctagctcttagttaagaccttatactacgataatatacttattaatataattcttataatctttttaaaataactaacttacttatacttactttagcctaagctaaattaactagttataatagttaaattaaatagtttaatatatttcgtactataagtAAGGGCGTCGGGGTTTAGAAATACGTCGACCTAAATACTCTAGATTTTAACGCATTCCTCGACCCctctatagcgcttattttACCCTTAAAATTTagataattaattacgacccgtaataaaaaagaactacgagcctactaggcccgttataaagcgttcgaGAATGACTaaagaaactaagaaatcctcTACTAAtagtttctaaatataactcttaatacGAACCTTTTAACTTCCTTAAGCACGAGTAacctatagaactaagccgggtttctttttataaagctagttatattacctactttacgtaaataaatctatcttTATACCGCacctataaaaaggatttatatactcgagagtatttagaaataataagagcttaatactaaatacgagtaacttatagcttataaacgtaatattattaatacgcatattaaagtcctcgcttaataattaataaaattagttaatactatattatataaatacgcattctaaaaagttattaagaatagcgctaagtttagtatatagcgaattattaaatatttaaaataggaatttataccccctaaactaataataaggaatacggtttaaaaagaatattaataagcccttaataaagcgaggactaaaattaacccctaacgctaatataaaaaataataatttacttacttccgagctaaaacgtataatattttaaaaattagtaaaaaattCGCCGTActtaatttcttaattataattaagtctaaacttaactttatataaagctaacgtatatataaaacctttagtaaattaatagcctttaGAACGTATACGAGGACTTTTAAAGAGAttgcgtatatatttagcttagtaacctaggacgtatatactaaacgacttttaggttaaagaggggcttattctacttttattaaacgctctaacttagttaacgacgtaaataataaaagtaacgttatatacttttataattatatatacctatagcgccctacggcgtattaaaaattaaaataagtacttataggccgaaacgctaataagttattaatacgaatactaaggagctatataaaaaaagtcctcgccgctattaaattaagtaaataaaaatcactttataataagcttaaaaaagctagttagctaaggaacgatagaacccctaaaaaacctaggtttttaaaaagatcctctaactaacctataataagcttattaataaactaagataagggctacgtagttactatacttataaagagttaggacTTAGAAATAAACATAATCTTTAgtactcttataaatagcgcttacccccttttttagagtatggtaataaatagctatagaataatatatttagttaataataagagcctacttaaacccgagagttacgtactattaagtaataaaaactacgttaaattaagaactactatactacttattaccgtacgtagtactcgtattataaagggcgtctTAAATAGacctaaaaaaaagagaacttacgatttaaagctctagaacgtcgcttatattaaaggattctatattaatataatcttaaaaactttattaaatagaagcgcactttaatactacggtttagattatactttataataaggaacgctttataaaaatactattaaaaagtaacttatttaaaagaataatctagtcttttttaaatataagctcctctaatcctatccttcttttataaaccttaagcgtatcttataaagcctagctagtattatattactaattagctataaaaatttccgttacttatattaatatacttataagaggtttaatagcgcgctcttttaataccttaaaataggttatttcggacctaatactctttattaattactatataagacttaaaatatatatattaaacctctattataagttaagtataaaatatatatattatctaaaactaaaatagtaattttaagaGGACTActcttaaaaagagcctcaCGGCTATAATACCGTACATATTAAAATCTCTTTTACTTTaaactatttcttaataaataataatatatatttatagcttttaacgaatataataagtagcttagggggttctttttaaaaataaaaatagaaaaggaagtgcttttcgtattatagagcctcgaggtagcgattcgttattaaaaaaggactttaatctacttttttaaaaataataataagaccgctctCTTAACTATAAGCGTTAAACGCGTATATAAgacttaatatagtaaactaagaattaaaatagaacttctacctttatatataaaaaacccgtaagtaacgctaaaagaataagttaacttataattactaaagcttataaaatataccttTTTACGAACCTCCCTACGAATCTATAAAACGAAATAGTACTAGCGgcaatttttatttataatattaccctataagaggctaataaaagagatttgcctattataatagaaattaattagtaaaagcggtattaatactaataataaacgggttaTTAAGTACGGGATTCTAAACCAGTTACCCTATATCTCGGtagcctttatatatatagctactaagtataccctttttataaagatcgTAAGAGGAGTATACGTTAAAAGGAGTTTAAAGTGCTTCCCCgcgagtatataaaatacttagttaaatatatattaaaaatatataacttatataaggtcTAAGTACCCGcgcttaagtaagtatttattataaaaaatattaagtttaataaaaaagctttttataatcccgtatataaagaataagctatcgtaagtaagtaaataaatttagtaatctaagagacataagaactctttaatactaataataagttagttcgaGTACTTAAGGAAATAGATCTAGACTTcggaaatactaatacttaaaataactctatagttaaggatagtattattattaaatttttaattatttaggacgctaagtaactaataaacgtACTCTAAGGTGCGGtaaataaggttaaaaaggctaatatagtcttattattattattaacccctaaaataacccccttatataagctcgggggtaggggtaaagaaggggatatagtaaccgggttataaatagctctaCGCAGTCTATAATCCTCTTtacgagcgcttatatatattataaaagttcttaagcttttaattcctaatagctcttaataaaacgctaaAATACGTAACAAACgaagtactaattataaaaaaataattcttaatactaaaatcgATATTAGTAaggaacccttataataaacttctattattatataaaaacagAGCTTATAAGAACTACCTTATcgagtactaaataaagctcTGTTAGGTCCTAGATATTTAAACCGGGCCCGTAAACCTctataacgctttaatagtaatatctttataacgttcttatatttaaatataagaaatagtaattactataaccgtctctaaaattactttttttctacttttatatctaattagtaaaaagctatagaggaaagtaatataggatatataatactttattaagtagtaaaaagagtagtttataagacctacttagagcgctctagaggagtttaaaaactacgacttactaaagttaatttctaaagcctattaaagaagtttagtaatattaaatatctcttaccgtaactataaaagttacttagggatactatagatataaaaataaaaaaactaagggatattaatatgtaaaaagaggttaactataatcctaaataagggatcttacttttattaaaataggtatatacttataagcacgacgttaataataaagttagcgAAGTAAAagcatatatatatataaaggaggatatataactacttaaccccttataaaatacgtacgcttcgacgcttattataaaggcttttaggcttataataataataactacctaatttaaccttaaaatagactagtataatactattaacgcattccttaacgcgcttcttaagagcgagaagctaataattattaaactcctaaaagaatataaggttattaataaaataaataaactctaacgcgctctatatagcctctaagacttactaattctctagttctaaacttttacctctatactccataatataaatataatatatagctacgaagagatctatatttattaaaccgtaaataagaaaataatattagtattctacgttaataactttattattttatactattaaaataactaaaaagtagcttagaggatcgttaataatataaaagaatatattaaccttaaggagaatagaccgattaattacttctttagaatacggattttataaaaccgtactacttataaagtttactttatttataacgtatatatcgagcgagttactaagcgcttcgactttataaatttattatatttagctacccctcttttttaaaaaaaagtttaaactaaacgaggggtaggtaataaaaaaagaaataaagagctattaaaaaaaggtcgggagtatactttatataactattataattaaactagacgtcgcttttacttatttataattattacggttcttaactaacctaagcgtaacctatattaaaataattaactactatatccaatatttttatataacgagatatcttacgctctattacggtaatataccgagtacgtaattattacttctaactaaaaatactagctttgtaaataacgaggtaatacgacgattatcttaggaatatataatattcctttttagtaatctaatttaatagaaattagtacgctaagtaatagttacgacgttaattactaaagctaagcttttttattttaaaaaaaccgtaaaaaagactatagctctaaagcgcctttttaaagatattacccttaacttaagaaaagtatagttagttaattataataattagtaaacgatttaacttatcgtaggggaaagaaaaagaatagctacttaactttactatatcgatatataaaatatatagctaagataagagTACGTTAGAAGTAGTTtcgaaattacttatatattaataaaagatatactagtaaatagacttattaaaaactttttataagctaagtttgaatatttctatatactttttaacctcTACGATACGcgagaagctattataaatagttaaaatagttaaaaataattaatttaagctacgcttagaaaaacttaatacctaaaaatagacgataaatagaacttagaGTACGGCCCGgaggcttaaaataaataaaataaccttaccctataaggtatatatatataaaaataagacccgggtttatacttattatttaaactcttagtttataaagtatacgattactaagagtatagtattactaaagaagAGAGttagtacgtatattaaaaaacgcgtTTTATACGCTCCGAAgtctataaaactaaaagtaataggggtaatagagggtataaaaactaaaacgactattaagttaataacttagggtataaaaaCGGGCAGCGtaataagaggttagttataaacaactataataagtataaaagaggaccgggggcgtatattaaaaaagtcctctatataaaaaccgatatagttcttatatatcctttagttattatatatttagcggacgatattacggagcttagtaatatcttattaaaactatagttagaaatacgctttttaataataaaaaaggataatatacttataaaagagggagcactacttataataacctcggtaagggcctaggctattagctataaaacgactaatatattaatataccctttagctaaacggctattaaaatagtacgtatactagctactactttttataaaataacgactactatttttaatattaatatactaaagggctattttaaaatagggtaagtactaaatcTCCCGTTCTTTAAGAGCCTCTcccttaagctttttaaagactaagtatacgttaaataagcctaaaataataataaaaactatacttattacggggGGTACTTTAACCTCTTAGCGTTCtcttttatttcttattacctttttaaaaaaagctagctttacgttttttaaaccctaaaataatattaaatataaacttttaaaataataagtatataatataccctttttaaaaagcttattatttaaactagttttatttttattcttaaactccgagggggggataggtaaaagcccgttagagctcttattattattatttactttattattacccttattataattattaaaaagagctttaaacttaataaaatccttaatatcttaattaataaccttaatatcctcttagtTAGGGAGGGAGAGCTCGGTAGCtaggccttaataagtaagtaagaggttataagggggagtaacgacttaaaaaggcttattaatattatcgcttatttaaactcttaataaactatataatacgtatataaaaagtattataaaaattgcacaaaacttattattacttccagatatattaaatatttatatttaaaataaaattagtaaacgatttaataatataagcgcgCGCGCGTAGTAAACGggggtacttataataactacgaaaagttaaaaaaaaataaaaaaataataactaagtaacgccgcgagaatttaaatatatataaggtagctaagtagcctcgctcttagtaatttatatactaaaagtaataaaatacgcaCTATTCCgggttaggattctatttactttaaataaagggatatatttataataaacgcggtttaaaaaacgcatatcccttatacttatttttcctttatttatatttaactaaattaggcttttataagggtatttagagattctattttaaatataatagctccttagtaataataattagggggtatgctacgtaataaggatagtaattataccttataaagtgcccgttacgtactaaattacgtatctatcttagatatcgtatatatagaccttttccttttgtttatttctactttaatagttaagccacttttaccatactccgtatgcccattactgcgtgccataactcgtaatagtaTCTAGGCCCacataaataagaaatattattaatttacacGCCAGTGCAGACATAATAACCCAGCCACAGATTGCTGCAACTCGAGTCAACTTGTGTGTTGTACGAAAGGAATTGCTCAAACGTGATGCCCGCGCCGCTGTAAATAGACCAGCAGCTGTCGC encodes:
- a CDS encoding glycosyl hydrolase; this translates as MFTTLLAAVAIAASHVAHASTSATPSLLLFSKTAGYRHARHLVSSIANEKGWSVAATEDSAIFTNGSLSAYSTLVFISTTGNYLSTNESDALNDFLLNGGSWLGIHAAGDFGDDMPNWFTKLVGAQKERYPPNGNIRPDIVTILDFDHPSTSGLPESHNRTDEWYAYKTNPADDSAYKVLAKVEETYIDEITLSPELQHMPPMHSISWYSMYEGVARAFYTGMGHTNESYSEEYFVKHVTGGLEWVTGTSN